Part of the Thermovirga sp. genome is shown below.
CGTAAATTGCGAAGGAATTCGCCGGGGTCATCCCGAAAACGTCAAGGAGCCAAAGGACCGCCGAACCCTTGTTCCAGTCCATGTCGGGAAGTACCTCCACGGCCTTCTTGTCGGACCTCGCCCTCAACCCCCCCACGCCGGCGGCCGCCTCCTCGATGAGGCCGACCAGCACCGGGACATCCCGCTCATTTACGAGCCTGTAGTGGGCCGATAGGCAGAACTTCTTCCTCTGGAGGATCGCTCCGGGAAAACCCCTCAAGATTTTTTCAAACCGGTCTCCCGCCTCTTCCAGGGCCTGGAGGTATTTTTCGCCTATCTCGAAGGAAATACCGCTTCTCGGGGGGCCGGATATCTCGAAGCCGTGGCAACCGGAGTAAAAAAGGTCCACCAGTCCCACCCTTCGGCGAATATCCCGCAAATCCCTGCCCGTTATGACGGCGACCCTGGAAGCCCTGGACAGGGCTTCGAGCCTCGCCTTCATGACCGGACCAAGGAAAACCGTTTCGGGGTCGTCGCTGATGGGCTCCAGGGTGCCGTCAAAATCGAAAGCTGCGAAAAGGGACCTGCCCCTGGCAGCCTCTTCGATGACGCCCCTGTTCTCCAGCGCTTTTGGAAGGGGTGCAGATTTTTGAGTTATCGCTCCTTTCCCCATGACGGTTGGCCTGTCGGGTTCATCCATTCTGCTTCCCCGTCATCTCCTCGACATCGACCCTGATGACCACTATCCTTGCCAGCGCCTGGGCGGGAAACTCGTACTCCTTTCCCGTGTAGTGCCCCATGATGACGTTCATCCCGTAAATCTTTTCCTCGGATTTCTCAAGGACCTGGACCTTCCCCCAGGCAATGACGCTCTTGTACTTCATGGAGAAATCGCAGGCTTCCTGGGCATGCTTCATCTGCAGGTCCGCCTCGAACTCGAGGCAGACCTGGGGATTCTTCCCGATTACGTCCAGTTTCCTCCCCTCCGTAGCGCAGTGCATATAGACCTTGCCATCGCGGTACCCGAAATTCATCGGCACCACGTAGGGCCTGCCGTCGTCGCAGAGCCCCATCCGGCAGACTTGGGAATCCAGGATGACCGATTCGATCTCCGCCCGGTCCTTTATCTCCCTTTCTTTTCTTCGCATGCTTG
Proteins encoded:
- a CDS encoding pyridoxamine 5'-phosphate oxidase family protein, with translation MRRKEREIKDRAEIESVILDSQVCRMGLCDDGRPYVVPMNFGYRDGKVYMHCATEGRKLDVIGKNPQVCLEFEADLQMKHAQEACDFSMKYKSVIAWGKVQVLEKSEEKIYGMNVIMGHYTGKEYEFPAQALARIVVIRVDVEEMTGKQNG
- the otsB gene encoding trehalose-phosphatase encodes the protein MDEPDRPTVMGKGAITQKSAPLPKALENRGVIEEAARGRSLFAAFDFDGTLEPISDDPETVFLGPVMKARLEALSRASRVAVITGRDLRDIRRRVGLVDLFYSGCHGFEISGPPRSGISFEIGEKYLQALEEAGDRFEKILRGFPGAILQRKKFCLSAHYRLVNERDVPVLVGLIEEAAAGVGGLRARSDKKAVEVLPDMDWNKGSAVLWLLDVFGMTPANSFAIY